A single genomic interval of bacterium harbors:
- a CDS encoding tetratricopeptide repeat protein: protein MNRFLFWIVMSAAPVLWAQENDTLFAKAHAFYEARDFVAARDAYQKLVDQGSVSGALFYNLANTYYRTKQFGMAVFYYEKALRLHPADEDVRFNLELTRLQLKDKIVTPPRPEWVVWMIATLQAISLAEWGFVLVCIVNGFVALLVAQRVRPQWRRARTGRILRMVWITLLCINASVFLWRAYSESNRVEAVILVPYVEIKNEPIETSTTVFILHEGTKAVIRSERNEWLELRLDDGNVGWIKRPAVGIL, encoded by the coding sequence ATGAATCGTTTTTTATTTTGGATCGTGATGAGCGCTGCACCGGTGTTATGGGCACAGGAAAATGATACCCTGTTTGCGAAGGCGCATGCTTTTTATGAGGCGCGTGATTTTGTAGCGGCCCGTGATGCATACCAAAAACTCGTTGATCAAGGTTCGGTTTCCGGCGCGTTGTTTTATAATTTAGCCAATACCTATTACCGGACGAAACAATTTGGTATGGCCGTGTTTTATTACGAAAAAGCATTACGTTTGCATCCTGCCGACGAAGATGTACGGTTTAATCTCGAATTGACACGTCTGCAGCTTAAAGATAAAATCGTCACACCGCCCAGACCGGAATGGGTCGTATGGATGATCGCTACGCTTCAAGCGATTTCGCTTGCCGAATGGGGTTTTGTGCTGGTTTGTATTGTAAACGGATTTGTCGCTTTATTGGTTGCTCAAAGAGTACGCCCGCAATGGCGAAGGGCGCGCACGGGCCGGATATTGCGCATGGTATGGATCACACTTCTTTGTATCAACGCATCTGTTTTTTTATGGCGTGCCTACAGCGAATCCAATCGGGTCGAAGCCGTGATTTTGGTTCCTTATGTGGAAATTAAAAATGAACCGATTGAAACATCAACGACCGTATTCATACTGCACGAAGGCACGAAAGCTGTTATTCGATCGGAGCGCAACGAATGGTTGGAACTGCGTTTGGATGACGGAAACGTGGGATGGATAAAACGACCGGCTGTCGGCATTCTTTGA
- a CDS encoding BatD family protein: MSFLRIDQVKHIIGFSQHVMRSVAILIFLSYSALQAQTVQCVASVEQSVIEQGTSFQLRIEVSGENLRITSLPQLPEMKGLEVMHQGAGESTSISIINGRRSMSKSYDFILRAKDVGRWTIPPVAVGVDGKTVSSQALTIEVVPGGSISGSQRSEKTNDAFLALTVSKKEAFQGEQITAELKIYSRIPITQYAPSRMPGFTGFWAEEFPMPQQIQSTREQINGVAYAVYTIKRVGLFATRSGLLTIDPSEIECELRIPRRSRNSLDDLFSPFGDPFGQTATVKLQSEPVKLNILPLPKENAPSDFSGLVGQFDVKTAVDKNSLKTGEALTYTITISGTGNIKSAEIPPTPFGDDFERYDPKSSETLNKNSNLVSGSKVFEYVGVPRLPRQVEIPVFNLSYYDPVLKKYVTKSSGPHRVTIAQGTGGGIFSHNALSKEEIALLAKDIRFIKTENLSEESYAPVYFRWWFIAGMIFPLLLWGTVYVWAIKHEELQKDGIGLRYRKASPLARKRLKAAEALMKSNQQDSFYTELSKTLNGLITDKLHVGENVYTREHITEILRERNVENNLITEYMDCMHMCDEARFSPDGKSRARMDDAYERIRAAILNMDNAL; encoded by the coding sequence GTGAGCTTTTTGCGTATAGATCAGGTAAAACACATCATCGGCTTTAGTCAACACGTCATGCGAAGTGTAGCGATTTTAATTTTTTTATCGTATTCGGCGTTGCAAGCGCAGACCGTCCAATGCGTGGCTTCTGTAGAGCAGTCCGTCATCGAACAAGGTACGTCATTTCAACTGCGCATCGAAGTGTCGGGCGAAAACCTGCGCATCACATCGCTTCCCCAATTGCCTGAAATGAAAGGCCTTGAGGTCATGCATCAGGGTGCGGGCGAATCCACGTCCATATCTATTATCAACGGTCGTCGCTCCATGTCCAAATCGTACGATTTTATTTTGCGTGCGAAAGATGTGGGTCGCTGGACGATCCCTCCAGTGGCCGTGGGTGTGGACGGAAAAACGGTATCCTCGCAGGCGCTCACGATCGAAGTCGTTCCGGGCGGAAGCATATCCGGTTCCCAGCGTTCGGAAAAAACTAACGATGCGTTTCTCGCATTGACGGTTTCCAAAAAAGAAGCGTTCCAAGGTGAACAAATTACGGCCGAACTAAAAATTTACAGCCGGATTCCGATCACTCAATACGCGCCAAGCCGGATGCCGGGTTTTACAGGATTTTGGGCTGAAGAATTTCCCATGCCGCAACAAATACAATCTACCCGTGAACAAATCAACGGCGTGGCGTATGCGGTATATACGATCAAGCGGGTAGGGCTTTTTGCAACGCGATCCGGTTTGCTAACGATAGATCCGTCGGAAATCGAATGCGAACTGCGCATTCCACGCCGCAGCAGAAACTCGTTGGATGATTTATTTTCTCCGTTCGGCGATCCTTTCGGACAGACAGCTACGGTCAAGTTGCAATCGGAACCTGTGAAGCTGAATATTCTCCCGTTGCCCAAAGAAAATGCGCCGTCGGATTTTTCGGGTTTGGTCGGACAATTTGACGTAAAAACAGCGGTTGACAAAAACAGTTTGAAAACGGGTGAAGCGCTGACGTATACGATCACCATATCGGGAACAGGAAACATTAAATCCGCCGAGATTCCACCGACGCCTTTCGGCGATGATTTTGAGCGGTACGATCCGAAATCGTCCGAAACGCTGAATAAAAATTCTAATCTCGTCAGCGGCAGTAAAGTTTTTGAATATGTCGGTGTGCCGCGGCTACCGCGCCAAGTGGAGATACCGGTTTTTAATCTCTCTTATTACGATCCGGTTTTGAAAAAATACGTTACTAAATCATCAGGTCCTCACCGTGTGACCATAGCACAAGGTACGGGAGGCGGTATTTTTTCGCATAACGCGCTGAGTAAAGAGGAAATCGCGTTGTTGGCGAAAGACATTCGTTTTATCAAAACGGAAAATCTTTCGGAAGAAAGTTATGCGCCGGTTTATTTTCGCTGGTGGTTTATCGCGGGAATGATATTTCCGCTTCTTTTGTGGGGTACGGTATATGTGTGGGCGATTAAACACGAAGAATTGCAAAAAGACGGTATCGGTTTGCGATATCGCAAAGCCAGTCCCCTGGCGCGTAAACGTCTCAAAGCGGCTGAAGCGTTGATGAAATCCAATCAACAGGATTCGTTTTATACCGAACTTTCCAAAACATTAAACGGCCTTATCACCGATAAATTGCATGTCGGTGAAAATGTGTACACTCGCGAGCACATAACAGAAATTTTGCGCGAACGGAATGTGGAAAACAATTTGATAACGGAATATATGGACTGCATGCACATGTGTGATGAAGCGCGTTTTTCACCCGACGGGAAGTCGCGCGCACGGATGGATGATGCGTACGAGCGTATTCGTGCAGCTATTTTAAATATGGACAATGCGCTATGA
- a CDS encoding HAD-IA family hydrolase: MRPITTMFWDLGGVVLTNAWDREQRIKVLNSHGITEKQHLDEFGDRHREVAAGFETGHYSLDEYLDMTLFDMHHVAREPFKESMFGQSELLPGMDVLTEVAQAGRCFMATLNNESLPLNEYRIARFKLKQYFQVFCSSCYLGVTKPTKEIYETALRITHSKPEECVFIDDREQNAEAAKRLGIHAIHYKNPDQLRKELRFLKIID, encoded by the coding sequence ATGCGACCCATCACGACGATGTTTTGGGATCTCGGCGGAGTAGTTTTGACCAATGCCTGGGATCGCGAACAGCGAATCAAAGTGCTGAATTCGCATGGAATTACGGAAAAACAACATTTAGACGAATTCGGCGACCGTCATCGTGAAGTCGCCGCAGGATTTGAGACCGGGCATTATTCGCTGGATGAATATCTTGATATGACGCTCTTTGATATGCATCACGTCGCCCGCGAGCCGTTTAAAGAATCCATGTTTGGCCAATCCGAGCTTCTACCGGGAATGGATGTGCTGACGGAAGTCGCGCAGGCGGGCCGTTGTTTTATGGCCACATTGAACAATGAATCGCTGCCGCTGAACGAATACCGCATCGCGCGTTTCAAGCTCAAACAGTATTTTCAGGTGTTTTGTTCTTCATGTTATTTGGGTGTTACCAAACCGACCAAAGAAATTTACGAAACAGCGCTCCGGATTACGCATAGTAAACCTGAAGAATGCGTTTTCATAGATGACCGTGAACAAAACGCCGAGGCGGCGAAGAGACTGGGCATACACGCGATTCATTACAAAAATCCGGATCAGCTGCGCAAAGAATTGCGTTTTCTCAAAATTATAGATTGA
- a CDS encoding uracil-DNA glycosylase, producing MPKNIPLPTLSALQQTISTCTKCELCKTRKQTVFGSGNPNADIMFIGEAPGADEDEQGLPFVGRAGQLLTKMIEEPRSLNLPRSEVYIANILKCRPPGNRKPLPAEVAQCEPYLITQIELIKPRIICALGATSANTLLKNNTPIGAMRGQTFDYHGVPLLITYHPAALLRNPNWKKPAWDDMLTLRAMYDKLKK from the coding sequence ATGCCCAAAAACATCCCCCTTCCGACGTTATCCGCTCTCCAGCAAACCATCAGTACCTGCACCAAATGCGAATTGTGCAAAACGCGCAAGCAAACAGTGTTTGGCTCCGGTAATCCGAATGCCGACATCATGTTTATCGGTGAAGCGCCGGGTGCCGATGAAGATGAACAAGGTTTACCTTTCGTAGGTCGCGCCGGTCAGCTTTTGACGAAGATGATCGAAGAGCCGCGTTCTCTCAATCTGCCGCGTTCGGAAGTGTATATAGCCAATATCCTGAAGTGCCGACCGCCGGGCAACCGTAAACCTTTACCCGCCGAAGTCGCACAGTGCGAACCTTATCTCATCACGCAGATCGAATTGATCAAGCCGCGTATTATTTGTGCACTCGGTGCGACATCCGCCAATACGTTACTGAAAAACAACACACCGATCGGTGCGATGCGCGGGCAAACGTTTGATTATCACGGCGTACCTTTACTCATAACGTACCATCCGGCCGCTTTGCTGCGCAACCCCAATTGGAAAAAACCGGCCTGGGACGATATGCTTACACTCCGCGCCATGTATGACAAATTGAAAAAATAA
- the holA gene encoding DNA polymerase III subunit delta, whose protein sequence is MAREEKEKNASYNDVLKDVRKGNVAPMYLLYGSEVFLADQLADAIVQAVFNAPKDDFNLHIFYGKEAPLDTVISTALGFPVMADRQVIILREADQWKLTKDKRDDLKDLFPKFPDTTVFIAIGSGIDVRTNPWAWMRKNGIAIEFKPLRENEIPVWIDQFLDERGKKITDQASLLLRTRVDLSLREVHNQIDKLCTYIGDRDTINEEDVEEAVGISRQYNIFEFCNAIGKRDLTKAMAVYEQMARFGGEPVYMIVMLTRHYHILLKMCEMRDQGTAPSQIQAVMMTENRIFPNFFQTDYWPQAQKHKTSDVKLAFRCLLQADIQLKSSAVDKDMLMQHLIYQLATSTAV, encoded by the coding sequence ATGGCCCGCGAAGAAAAAGAAAAAAACGCCTCGTACAATGATGTCCTCAAAGACGTGCGCAAAGGAAACGTCGCTCCGATGTATCTGCTCTACGGCAGCGAAGTTTTTCTCGCTGATCAATTGGCCGATGCGATCGTTCAAGCTGTTTTTAATGCCCCCAAAGACGACTTTAATTTGCATATTTTTTACGGCAAAGAAGCGCCGCTGGATACGGTGATCAGCACGGCCTTGGGTTTTCCCGTCATGGCCGATCGGCAAGTTATTATTTTGCGCGAAGCCGATCAGTGGAAACTGACTAAAGATAAACGCGACGACCTCAAAGATCTATTCCCCAAGTTCCCGGATACTACCGTATTTATAGCGATCGGCAGCGGCATTGATGTGCGTACCAATCCCTGGGCATGGATGCGAAAAAACGGCATCGCCATCGAATTCAAACCGTTACGCGAAAATGAAATTCCCGTATGGATCGATCAATTTCTTGATGAACGCGGAAAAAAAATCACGGATCAGGCGTCGTTGTTGCTTCGAACGCGCGTAGATCTATCGCTCAGAGAGGTGCATAATCAGATTGATAAATTATGCACGTATATCGGCGATCGCGATACGATCAATGAAGAAGATGTCGAAGAGGCCGTCGGCATTTCCCGCCAATACAATATTTTTGAATTTTGTAATGCCATCGGTAAACGCGATCTGACTAAAGCCATGGCGGTGTATGAACAAATGGCGCGTTTTGGCGGTGAGCCGGTGTACATGATCGTTATGCTCACGCGGCACTACCATATTCTCCTCAAAATGTGCGAAATGCGTGATCAGGGCACCGCGCCTTCACAGATTCAAGCCGTGATGATGACCGAAAACCGGATTTTTCCCAATTTTTTTCAAACCGACTATTGGCCGCAGGCGCAGAAACATAAAACATCGGATGTCAAACTCGCTTTCCGTTGCCTTTTGCAGGCGGATATTCAGCTTAAGTCCAGCGCCGTTGACAAAGACATGCTCATGCAACATCTGATCTACCAGCTCGCCACGAGTACCGCCGTATGA
- a CDS encoding sigma-70 family RNA polymerase sigma factor produces MTSEESKHDLISESLRELVRTPHLVRQALKNYQKLSDEEVINRFQEGDLVAYDVIVARYKDQLINYVMSYVGEKKDAEDIVQDTFVKIYRFKQMYKRIAKFSTWVYTVAGNLAKSELRKRKRQQLYPISSLGTDEKEFEAVETRVNADELTDSSVKKDLIKKAIKTLPERYREVIRLREIENLSYEEIAEQTQLPIGTVRSRINRARVQLQSKLKFLVEK; encoded by the coding sequence ATGACATCCGAAGAATCCAAACACGATCTCATCAGCGAAAGCCTCCGCGAACTGGTGCGTACGCCGCATTTGGTACGGCAGGCCTTAAAAAATTATCAAAAATTGTCGGATGAAGAAGTGATCAACCGTTTTCAGGAAGGCGATCTCGTAGCTTACGACGTGATCGTGGCCCGATACAAAGATCAGTTGATCAACTATGTGATGAGTTATGTCGGCGAAAAAAAAGATGCCGAAGATATCGTGCAGGATACGTTTGTCAAAATTTACCGTTTCAAACAAATGTATAAACGCATTGCCAAGTTTTCTACATGGGTCTATACTGTCGCCGGCAATCTTGCCAAAAGCGAACTGCGCAAACGCAAACGCCAGCAACTGTATCCGATTTCCAGCCTGGGGACGGATGAAAAAGAATTTGAAGCGGTCGAAACGCGGGTCAATGCGGATGAACTCACGGATTCCTCCGTGAAAAAAGATTTGATCAAAAAAGCGATTAAAACATTGCCGGAGCGATACCGCGAAGTGATTCGCCTTCGTGAGATAGAAAACCTTTCGTACGAAGAAATCGCGGAACAAACGCAACTTCCGATCGGCACCGTACGTTCGCGCATCAATCGCGCCCGTGTACAACTGCAATCCAAATTGAAATTTTTGGTGGAAAAATGA
- the moaC gene encoding cyclic pyranopterin monophosphate synthase MoaC, producing MKTSKKLSHVDHRGKAAMVDVSGKSDTERSATAMARVTMSAAAFDAIQNNAIKKGDVLTVAQLAGIMAAKKTSDLIPLCHPLNMSRVDVACFPEPDSLSIRIEATCKLLGKTGVEMEALTAVTIAALTVYDMAKAMDKKMVIRDICLLEKSGGKSGVFRNNKMKP from the coding sequence ATGAAAACGTCAAAAAAACTTTCCCACGTGGACCATCGCGGCAAAGCGGCTATGGTCGATGTTTCCGGGAAATCGGACACCGAACGTAGTGCAACGGCAATGGCGCGCGTTACGATGAGCGCGGCGGCATTTGATGCCATACAAAACAACGCCATTAAAAAAGGCGATGTACTCACGGTGGCGCAACTCGCCGGAATCATGGCGGCCAAAAAAACTTCGGATCTTATTCCGTTGTGCCATCCGCTTAACATGAGCCGTGTGGATGTCGCCTGTTTTCCTGAACCGGACTCATTGTCCATTCGAATTGAAGCGACGTGCAAACTCCTGGGTAAAACAGGTGTTGAAATGGAGGCCCTAACGGCTGTAACGATTGCGGCGTTGACCGTTTACGATATGGCCAAAGCGATGGATAAAAAGATGGTCATCCGCGATATATGCCTGCTCGAAAAAAGCGGCGGCAAAAGCGGGGTTTTCCGAAACAACAAAATGAAACCTTAA
- a CDS encoding DUF3108 domain-containing protein has product MRFFFCRIVFIGAILWAPLSAQQIPIGEHTSYKLSYLSFSAASVSFQVTGIVNINDRPCYRLVTDAQTTSFFSAFYDLHNTYETFVDTVTGLPLRYTKNIAQKTLRQHLTINYDHDNQTAQYDGGKWDSVFTVNVQPQSHTLFSALFDLRRRTMYEGKQWVYNLDNETEPWKIQVTVLSRENIPAAGKEYPAYKLEVRFIPVGEEKKRKHTDIVTRRLVQSATKLYYWIEADAPHRGVQIEHETSPFSTYTILTGTGK; this is encoded by the coding sequence ATGCGTTTTTTTTTCTGTCGTATTGTTTTTATCGGGGCGATTTTATGGGCGCCGCTTTCGGCCCAGCAAATACCCATCGGGGAACATACATCCTATAAACTTTCATACCTTTCGTTTTCGGCCGCTTCGGTTTCGTTTCAGGTAACCGGCATCGTCAATATCAACGACCGCCCATGTTATCGCCTCGTTACGGATGCACAAACCACATCTTTTTTTTCGGCGTTTTATGATTTGCATAATACGTATGAAACCTTTGTAGATACCGTAACCGGACTGCCTTTGCGTTATACCAAAAATATCGCGCAGAAAACCCTCCGCCAGCATTTGACTATAAATTACGATCATGATAACCAAACGGCGCAGTATGACGGCGGAAAATGGGATTCCGTGTTTACCGTAAATGTGCAACCGCAATCGCATACTTTATTTTCAGCGCTATTTGATTTGCGACGACGGACGATGTACGAAGGAAAACAATGGGTTTACAATTTGGATAATGAGACCGAACCGTGGAAGATACAGGTCACCGTTTTATCGCGTGAAAATATCCCGGCGGCAGGAAAAGAGTATCCCGCTTACAAATTAGAAGTTCGATTCATCCCCGTCGGCGAAGAAAAAAAACGAAAGCATACCGACATCGTTACGCGGCGATTGGTACAAAGTGCGACAAAACTATATTATTGGATTGAGGCGGATGCGCCGCATAGGGGTGTGCAGATCGAACATGAAACGTCCCCGTTTAGTACCTACACCATTCTGACCGGTACCGGTAAATAA